ttcttttttttggatttcttttctgtcacgaccacagtgctctctgctgacacctctgtccattttagaaactgtccagagcaggagaaaatccccatagcaaacatataccactatggacagttcctaaaatggacagaggtggtcatgacagaaaagaaatccaaaaagaaaataatttcctctgcagtatacagacgctaataagtactggaaggattatgaatttttaatagaagtaatttacaaacctgtttaactttctggcaccagttgatttaaaaaaaaaagttttccactggtgtaccccttaaAGAAGTTTATCAgactattaagaaaaaaaatcttacatGTCTACGGTAACCTGCTGAAGTACTTCTGTCATGCTACTAAAATAAGAATGAAGTTGAAAACTAAAATCTAGGTCTGaaagattggaaaactggagaaattGTCTGAGAATTGGATATGCCAATAACATCTGAGTTCTCGATTCCACAATGAATTAAAAGAAAAAGCCATTCTTTTAGAGTGCAATAGTTTGTACATAGATGGATGGCTACACCGATGACTGCACCGATGGGTCAGAAAAAGCCACCATGGGCAAACTGTATGAAAATAAGTAATGCGTATGAGCACAATCGTCAACAGTAGTAAGGAGTATTAACAACTAGAATTCCGTCAGTAGCAACACATGAACAGTCAGGCATCTAAATTCATTTCAGCAAAAGACTAGAAAGTGATACTTTGTCTACCGCAATGCAAATACCTAGGCTGCCATTTGTAGTCGGTTCCTGAGGAGAAAGTCAGAGAATTCTAAATGCACATGTAGGAAATCTGCTAAAAGTGAGgctgatgtaaaaaaaagttctaaTAGCAAAGAAAAAAAGCATAATAACCAAACATTTGGTTTGATTATCAAAAACTGGCACATGTTTGTTAACTTGTCAACTTAGGGGGGCTTTATAATAACTTCCATGGTGTACAATATCACTTTGTCCTCTTTGTAGTGATTtgctatacaatatatctaccacTGAAATCGTAAAACATGAAAATCATAAAACATggtacaagagaaaaaaaaaatgtaatctgtcTGTAGTCACAAAAACAAGCACAAATGTTACCACAAGAACTTTGCGGTAGAACCAGTTACAGAGGACTATATAACCTCATGCTATTGCAGTTGGCTGATGGACTGGATGGTGGACAAGGTGTCAACAATCTCCGAACGTGTCCTCATAGAGTAGTTAAAGGCTATGAGTGCTATTAAATgcaagtttgtttgttttttccaatAAAATGGCACAATATAGAACTAGATGTTCCGGTTCAGCATTGTGACAATCTCATACACACTGAGTGGTCATAGACAATATGGTGCATCGTATGACATGACACAACACTTTCTTTATCTCACATAAACTCTATCCATCTGTATGGATATTTCTCTCATACTTCCCATTTCAGTAGTTTTCCCGAGCACTTACAAGttaataattaaaatatatatatatatatataaatagatattgcTCAATCCTACAAAGTaaacttaaaaggaaagtagaTTCAAAATTCATGAAAAACATCGAACTTGCGACTGGGTCTTTTAAGGGAAGCAATCCACAGATGGCAGATTTCATTTTCAGAAGAATGGATGGTAAGAAAGGGCATGGTCTGTGGTCTATATTATTACCTATATCGTAAAACTACTACAGTATATATTAATTCTCAGACATTCAGCAGGTAAACAACAAAACAAGTATTCAAGGGTGTTTATCAGTATCTAAATAATAACTTATTAACACAGGTATCTTAAGTTCAGTCATTGAATAATCTAACATTGAATAATCTAAGTGTTATCAACCACAACATATTTTAGTGTAAAATCAGCTTCTTTTGATTCCATTAAAACAGTCTGAAATTTCATCACATATTTATCAATCAAAAATGATTCCGCTATCTAACCCTAATCCATTGTAATGCCACACTCAGAAAGTCTTGCTCCTTGAAGAAAGGAATGGCTTGAAAACCGATGCACCTCTATCAACTGGTAAACCAAGTGGCTTTAGTAAGATGCTCAATGTCATATGGTAGAAGTTGACAACCTACTTGCAGTTGCTACCTATACAACACATCCACTACATTGTGTAGCACGTTTCTTTAGGTGATTTTCAAATGTGCTACAAGAAAGGTGCAAGATAAATCAGAATTTCTCCTCTTCAGGTATTATTTCTTGCAAAAACCCGATCGCCCCTCAAAGTAAGATGCTGGAGTTGGTACTGCAACACTTCTGTGTCAGCGGATTCCTTGATGTTCATCTTATCTAGGTTGAGGTAGTCCAAGGACTTTGAATGTATTCTCTTACCCTTGAGAAGACAAAGTGGTAAAGGACCATGAACAGCCTTGTAAGACTCATATGGAATAACTTTATTGCACTTATCCCCTGAGCTTGGCATTCGCCTTCGCCTCCTTCCATTTATGGCAGGAATTTCATATGGCTGATAGTGACGCCCTTTAGCTTTGTATATTCGAGAGGAGCGGGACAGTCCAGAATCATGCTGCTTGGCACGAAAAGACGGTATGGCCTCAGCAGAATTCTCTTCAGTTGCTGCACACTTGTGTGCTAGCTTCAGAAGCTCTTCTCCTGTGGTAAACCCAACTAAATAATTGGAATCCATGTGAAGGATCTGATAGCCTGACACAGTCCTACGAATTGGGGAGCATGGTGTACTAGAACAACGTGGCTTCTCTGGTTCTACTTTTAATGGAGAATTCCGTTCTATTGTGCCAGAAATAGGTATAGAAGAAATGCTAGTCCTCTTATCTCCTTTAATATCCACTTCCATTTTGAAGGTTCCAAAGGATcctaaaaaatacagaaaaaacgaTGTTTATGCAAATCTTTTATATTAATAGGATTTTTACTGCTGGGGTTACACTTGGCTTTCACCAGGTGGCAGGATAAACACCCAAAATAAAAACAAGCAAAGCCAACAGGAGACAAGGTATGATGCTTTCTATGTTCTCCAGACATTTCATACTAGCAATTGATAAGATTCACTCACAGTTGAAGGACCCCCTCCACTAACCAATATGCAATACCACTAGCAATATGCCACCAATGTTTATGATGAAACATACCTTTTAAATTTAGATTTCTTCCCAAGATATTCCTTTAATAAGTTATAGGCGGTCTGAATGCCAGCCTAAGTTCATTTGCTTTTCTTCTATTTAGTAGTAACTAACTTGCTGTATATGGTGCATAAACTTGGTGCCCCAACTGGCCATACACGTTAAATAGCAGTCAGCTAAAAGCTTTTACTTTTACCAGTTCCCTCCATACAGCTAAAGTTTTTTGTGTTCTATtggagagaggaggggtaagGTGCTTCCAGACTCCTCTAGTAGTGGTTTCTATATTTGAAAACAATAGAACCAGCAGCTGAATGACAATATGCCCTACTTTTCTTACAGATGATGATGGGTTAGGGTCTATTACAGAAAATCCAAGAACAAAGAAGATATCATACAAATGTGCACACCCAAAATGAGATAAGATAAATCAAATAATTTTATTGCAGAACAATTACAAAAAGACACAGatttttaaaaacacttaaaaggcTCAACACAGAGCCACCTACAAGACAGGGGGGAAGCCAATATGGCCCCCACCTGGACTACCGTACTGTATACAATGAAAAAATATGACCCACCCTCAAATTAGGGAACCTCTAAGATGAATAAAGTGCCTATACACACATATGGTaaacaatacaaaaaataaaaaaattactgtgTGACAAGCAAATCAAACCATATCAAAGTGacataataaggaataaagtataTGCATGAAGTGAGATAAAGTAATGCTTAAGTAGCAGATACCAGCAATAGAAGAGAGGGTTAGGTCAAATATCAAGATTGTTGTGGGCTCACCTGAGGAAGTTGCCATGTAGGCAACGGAACGCATGGGGACTTAGTGGACACCGCACCTCTGACTACCATCTTGATATTTGACCTAACCCTCTCTTCTACCCTGATTCTGTAGTATGTTTTGTATACCACTGAAGCACACCACTTTACATATTAGGCTgagcccctcccccccttttttgtcTTTGTTGTTCTGCGTTAGGGTCTattatggcagaatttctgcaccaatTCTGTTTCCGCTTACTTGGGTGGTTTCTGACTTGTGCTGAGTTTTTGCGTAATTGGTGCGGAATCCGTGCGGAAATTCAgatgtgtgaatgggagtgcggaatcccatagaagtctactgggctttcatttgaggtggaattccgcaagcggaaattctaccttgtgaatagacccttacagtcAGGAGGCCCCCATACATACTAGTCAGTTGGTTGGGCCCGCCTGGCAGGCTCAGTAAATTTTTCACTAATGTGTATGGACACCTTTTGTATAAGATATTGGTCATTTGCATATATTACAAGTAAAGGTCCAAAAGTTTGAACCTCCAAACTGCAGCCTTTATGCACAGGATCTCATGAGTAATAGTAGGCATGCTTTACTAAATAATTGAGTACCCTGGCACCACCCATTTTCTTACATTTACTAAATAAAATAAGCAGCACAATTTTTaataaccattaaaggggtattccggctttagacattttatcccctatctaaaggataggggataagatgtctgatcgcgggggggccgctgctaggacccccgcaatctctctgcaGCATCCGCATTATGTGAGGAGCTGAGTCTCCGGGCTCGGAAACCGGAAGTTTTCAGGATTGGAGACGTGATGTAACACCAAGCCCTTcccccatcgtgacatcacgtcataccccctcctttcatgtctatattGTTGACAATAAATATTATGCATTATGAGGTTTACTTTGAATCTTGAAGACAATATGGCACAGCAATACACCTACATAAATATTTGAAAATCTTTTCTTTAGAACACTGTCCATTTGACAATAGTGTCACAACAGAGAAAGTGCTTCAGAAGGTTGTTGTGCTGAAAAACATTGTGGAGGTGGGAGCCGTGGGCGCTGTTTCTATGGCTGCAACATGCTAACTGTGTATGATCAGACTATAGACACATATGAGCATGACAACAGAGTCCGATCACCCAGCCTTTCACAAAAAGAACTTTTATGGCCAAAAATATTTAATGTTCACAAACTGTACAATTTTATACATCGTCTAACTAATGATAGGTATGTCCAATATTACTATGCAACACCATACCAGAGGATATATAACCAAAAATATGGgctcaatgatcaatgtaaactaTTCAGGGTCCATGAAATCTTGGACAGAAAAACCTAACACTGAACACTGAGGCATATGTTGCAAAGTATAATCTTTATTGAACACAAAAATATACAGACACAATAATAacaattaaagggaaccaatcatcagattttaccctatataacgcttgacaaagcgttatatagggatggtgaagatatgtgaagatatgaagttataaactagtcaccgccgccgccgtaagtagtcacctgggcggggagctcttctcacctactcctgtTCTTTGTCCGGGAGCGAcgtcccctccgcttgattgatgggccgcgtcattgttccgctcactaaacagacagagcagagtgatgacgctgcccatcaatcaagcggagggggcgtcgctcccggccgaagaacaggagtaggtgagaagagctccccgcccaggtgactacttacggtggcggcggtgactagtttataacttcatatcttcaccatccctgcgggcaggagcatcccccgggaatggtgaaaataaagattttaccctatataatgctttgccaagcgttatatagggtaaaatctgatgattggttccctttaaaagacCAGCAACAATCAGACTGCAAAACTTGCTGAAGCAGAAAGAATACCACAT
Above is a genomic segment from Hyla sarda isolate aHylSar1 chromosome 1, aHylSar1.hap1, whole genome shotgun sequence containing:
- the MACIR gene encoding macrophage immunometabolism regulator is translated as MEVDIKGDKRTSISSIPISGTIERNSPLKVEPEKPRCSSTPCSPIRRTVSGYQILHMDSNYLVGFTTGEELLKLAHKCAATEENSAEAIPSFRAKQHDSGLSRSSRIYKAKGRHYQPYEIPAINGRRRRRMPSSGDKCNKVIPYESYKAVHGPLPLCLLKGKRIHSKSLDYLNLDKMNIKESADTEVLQYQLQHLTLRGDRVFARNNT